The Helicobacter cetorum MIT 00-7128 region TTAAGCGGATATGATTACAATGGGCGCTTGTATGATTCAGTATGGAGTCCTACAAGCATTTTGCCTAATAACATCAATGATAAAACTTTAAATTTGAATCTCACGCAATATCTTTATGGCTTAGGCGGACAAGAGCTATTTTATTGGAAGATTTCACAAAAAATTAATATTGGCGATAAAGTATCTATGTTTAAAGCGCCTTTAGAGAGTAAAATTGGTTTTTCGCCTTTAAAGGGGCTAAATATTTTTGGGAATGTATTCTATTCATTTTATAAAAATCGCTTAGAAGAAGTTTCTATCAATGCGAATTATCAACGCAAATTCTTAACCTTTAATCTTTCTTATTATTTAAAGAATAATTACAATAATAGTGGGGTTAGCAAACTAATAGAAAATTCTGCTAATTATTTAAAGGCTGGTTTTAGCAATGATTTTGGCTATTTTTCTTTGAGTGCTGATGTGGGTTATGACATTAGAAATAATATTATTTTAAATTGGAATATAGGTATTTTTAAGAAAATCCGCTGTTTTGGGATTGGTTTTCAGTTTGTAAATCAGCGCCGACCTATTTTGACAAATAATCCAGACCATCCATTAAGAGTAATGGAAAATAACTATGTTAAGCTAGAATTAGATTTTTCACCTTTGACAAAAACCAACATAACCTATCGCTCACTTTCAAAAAGATAGTTAAGGAGAGATGTTTGAATACAGATTTTAGCCATATTACAAACATTGCAGGCATGCATTTTAGCAGTGAAGAAGATGCACTCAATAAGCTTATTAATGAAATTCATATGCGCCATGTGGATTTAAAAGGCTCTTTGATGCTGGCATTAAGTTTTAATGCTTTGTTCTTGGTTGATGCTTTGGCAAAGAAATTTGGGGCTGATTATGATATACTTTTTTCAGAGCCTATTTTAGCTCCATTAAACCCCAAATGCGAAATTGCTTTGGTTAGTGAGAGCATGGATATTATCATGAATGAGAATTTGATTAATTCTTTTGATATTGCCCTAGATTATGTCTATGGCGAGGCTAAAAGGGTCTATGAAGAAAATATTTTGTCTCAAATTTATCAATATCGCAAGGGCAATGCGATAAAGAGTCTCAAAAATAGGAATATTTTCATTGTGGATAGGGGGATTGAAACGGGATTAAAGGCAGGTTTAGCAGTGCAAACTTGTTTGAAAAAAGAATGTCAAGATATTTACATTCTTACCCCTATAGTTGCCCAAAATGTCGCCCAAGGTTTAGAGGGGCTATGCGATGGGGTTATTAGTGTGTATCGCCCTGAATGTTTTGTATCTATTGAACATCATTATGAGGGCTTAAGAGCACTAGATAACAAAGAGATTGAAGAATACTTAGGTGTGAAAGGCACCGATAAACAAACTAAGGAAAACTAAAATATGGACTTTATAACAATTAATTCAGCCAATAAAAGCGAAGAATTTGCTCTCAAACAAGTTGCCAAGCAAGCTAATAGCTCAGTATTGTATCGTTTAGGAAAAACACTCATTTTAGCGAGTGTGTGCGTAGAACAAGAGCCAGTAAGCGAAGATTTTTTGCCTTTAGTGGTGCAATTTTTAGAAAAATCTTATGCTGCAGGCAAGATTCCCGGAGGCTTTGTCAAAAGAGAGGGCAGACCCGGCGATTTTGAGATTTTAACCTCTCGTTTGATTGATAGGACTTTACGCCCTTTATTCCCTAAAGATTATCGCTATCCCACACAAATCACCTTAATGGTTTTAAGCCATGACACAGAAAATGATTTGCAAGTTTCAGCGCTTAATGCTGCCTCTAGTGCGTTATATCTAGCCAATATCGCTCCTATTAAAAGTGTAACAGCTTGTAGGATTGCACGAATTAAAGAAAATGAAGAAGAAAAATTTGTGATTAATCCTAGTATGAGTGTTTTAGAAAAATCTAGCCTAGATTTATTTGTTTCAGGCACTAAAGAAAGTTTGGCAATGATTGAAATGCGCTCTTTAGGGCAAGAGCTAAACGCTTTAGAAGAACCTTTAATGCTAGAAGCTTTAGAATTAGCCCAGATGAGCTTGAAAGAAACTTGCACGCTTTATGAAGAGACTTTTACGCCCTTGCAAAATGCCCCATTTTTTAAAGAGAGCGTGTTAGCTTGCGTGAATGAGCGCTTATTAGAATTGCTTAAAAGCCAATATTTTGATGAAATTATCTTAGGTATTCAAAGTTCAGCTTTAAGTGAAAGAGAGAGTGCTTTTAAAAATATTGCTAAACATGTGAGTGAGGCGCATTCAGAATTTAGTTATGAAGAAATTGAACTGGCTTTAGAAAAGCTCAAAAAAGCTGAAATTAGGCGCATGATTTTAAAAGATAGAGTGCGAGCTGATAAGCGTGCCTTAGATGAGGTGCGCCCTATTTCTATAGAAAGCAATCTATTGCCTATGGCGCATAGCTCTATTCTTTTTACTAGAGGACAGACTCAAAGTTTGGTTGTAGGAATCTTAGGCACAGATAATGACGCTCAAAGCCATGAAAATTTAGAACATAAAGCCCCCTATAAAGAACGCTTTATGTTCCATTATAATTTTCCGCCTTTTTCTGTAGGCGAGGCAAGCCCTATTGGTGCGACTTCAAGGCGTGAATTAGGGCATGGGAATTTGGCTAAAAGGGCGCTTGAAACAAGCATTAAAAACAAAGAGCAAGTCATTCGCTTAGTTTCTGAAATCTTAGAAAGCAATGGTTCAAGCTCAATGGCAAGCGTGTGTGCAGGCTCTTTAGCGCTCTATGCAAGTGGGGTAGAGATTTATGACTTGGTAGCTGGAGTTGCTATGGGTGTGGTGCAAGAGGGCGATGAATATGCGATTTTGAGTGATATTAGTGGCTTAGAAGACGCTCAAGGGGATATGGATTTTAAAATTGCAGGTAGTCTTAAAGGCATTACAGCTATGCAAATGGATACTAAGCTTAATGGCGTTAAGCTTGAGATTTTAAACGCCGCACTTTTGCAAGCTAAAAAAGCACGAGAGCATATCCTAAACATCATGCAAGAGGCTCAAAAACAGATTGTTATCAACTTTGCTAATTTACCCGCTACAGAGATTTTTAGCGTTGCGCCCGATAAGATTGTAGAAATTATTGGTCAAGGGGGGCGCACGATTAGAGATATTGTAGAGCGCTTTGAAGTTAAGATTGATTTGAATAAGCCTAGTGGCGAAGTGAAAATTATGGGTAATAAAGAGCGCATTTTAGAGGCTAAAGAATTTATTCTAGCTCTTTTGCGTAAATCTTGCCAAGAATTAGAGCAATACCAGCTAGATGAAATCTTAGAGGCACAAGTCAAAAAAATTGTAGATTTTGGAGCGTTTCTAAGCTTACCAAAAGGGGGCGAGGGCTTGTTGCGTAAGCAAATCATAGAAAAATGTGGCGTAACGCTTAATGAGGGCGATAAAGTGCGTTGCAGAATTTCTAGCTTTAATAAAGGAAAGATTGGCTTAGACTTAGCCTAAGCTATTTTTTATTGCCTTTAAATCTAGCCCTATGCGAACAAAACTAAGGCATAGGGCTTATAAAAATTATCTGTTATATGTTGCTTTCTATTCCTTTTCTTTTGGCAATAATGATATTTTGAAGGCATTTTTTTGGAAGCTTCAATTAATCTAACTAGAACTTCTTTCTCTTTTTATACATTAAAATAATTAAAAATATTAGTTTGGGTATTTTTATATATTCATTTTTGTTGCCCAACCTATTAAATTCGCTTTGCCGATTAAAATAGTGTTGTGATTAATTGTGCCACTATCCGTAAAAACGAATTGGTTCAACTTAACTTAAGTTTTCACAATGAGCTTTAAGCTATTATGCATAAAAAATATTTCTATTTTTATTTAAAATATACTACCCAATCACTCCAGAATAATAAAGCACAGCAATAAGCATAGCACCTTTAAACACAAAAGCACCTACTATACAAGCAACAGCAAATTTGATGGCACTTTTTTTAAAGCCAACTTTTTTAAAATCTCTATACCATTTCAAAGTAAAAAAGATAACACTTAAAAAACCAAGTAGTATTAAAATCATAAACAACAAAATCCCATTTGTTTGTCGGTCTTTTTCAACCGATGCTGTTAAAAACGATGTGTTAATAAGAAATAATAAAAATGCTTTAAACATTATATTCATTTGAGTTCCTTTTAAAAATTAGTTTTATCTATTTTTAAGATAATTGATTGAGTAGGCATTCCCAAGTGATGCAGCTTTTTGATAATAAGGAAGAGCTTTAAATTCATCATCTTCTCGTAAATGATACATCAATGCAATACCAGAGTATGCAAAGGCTTTTTGATGTTTTCCAACCTCTGCTTGTGCGCCTTCTAAAAAATGTTCGTATGCTTTATTGTGATCTTCTTCTACTCCAAAACCACTTGCATACATTCTTCCTAAAAAGATGTGTGCGTCTGCTAGAATATCTGCTGTTGTATAAAAGACTTTTTTGATTTTTGCTTTTTCTTTTTCATTATTTTCTTTTTTTATAACTTCATGGAAGTATTCAAAGGCTTTTGTATAGTCTTTTTCTACCCCATTGCCATCATAATAGGCTACCCCTACTTTCAAACAACTCTTTGTATCTCCCATATTAGCTGCCTTTAAAAAACATTCAAAGGCTTTTTGTTCATTTATCTTTACCCCTTTAATTTTATCTTTGCCGGCCATAGCACCAGCACTTTCATATAATCTCCCTGCATTAAAATATCCTATAAATTCCCCCATTTCTCCAACTTTTTGCCAATAGGTAGCGCTCTTGTCAAAATACGCACTAGCTTGCTTTCTATCATCAACTTTATATGCCCATTCCCCATATGTTGCAGCCATTTTTGTATACCCCTCAAAATTTCCCATATCTATAGCTTTTTGAAAATATGTAATCGCTCTATCAAAGCCATAAATACTACATTCTTCACCAACAGATGCAAGAATTCCTAATTCCAAATAGGCTTGACTATCTCCCATACTAGCAGCCTTTTGAAAATATTTAATCCCTTTTTCAAAATCGTATTCTATAATGCTATCCCCCCATGCATAAATTAATCCTAATTCAGTATACCCCTTAGGATTTCCATACTCTCCTGCTTTTTGATAATATTCTATGGCATCTCCATGGAATTCTAAGGCTTTTTCTTCATTGTCTTTTTCTAGCGCTTTGTAATCATCATACAAAATTTTTGCAATTTTTAAACAAGCATCTGCACTTTGCATAGAATTTGCAGCTATTAAGTAGTATTGAGTAGCTATGCTTATATTCTTATCTGAATCACTACTATCAATTTCAAATTCATCCAATAACTCTTGTGTCGGTTCAATATATGCTTTTTCATACATTTGTCCTATTCTAAAAAGGCCATCACCTTCTTTTAATGCAACAGCTTTTTGATAAAAATCAAGGGCTTTTAAACAGTCTTGTTCTACGCCATTAGCGTTTTCATATATTGAACCTAGTAGGATATATCCTAGACTATCTCCCATATTACCAGCTTTTTCTAAGTATTCAAGAGCTTTTTTATTTATTACTTGAATGTCAAAATTTTCCAAATTATTGCAATGACACTGCAAGAGTGCTAAACAGATATACCCCTCACTATCTCCCATCTCTGCGGCTTTTAAAAAGCATTCATGTGCTTTTTGTAAGCTTTGTTCTACTTCGTCGCCATCTCTATAAGCTATACCTATTTTGATACACTCTTTACTATCTTTTTGCATAAGGGCATTTTCTAATTTATGAACAAGAAAATCTCGTTTTTTTGAATTAAAGATTGCATTCCATATTGCCTTAAGAGACATTTTATATCCTTCTATTTTAATTTTAGTGTGTTGATAGCCTCTATGATTTCAATGAGTTTATTTTTTTCTTCTTCTTTTATTGTCCCTTGAAAGGTTATGGTGCCATTGTCAAACACATTAACTATGCTACCATTATTATGATGCGTGTGTTTGGTGTAACAGTCATTAAATTTTTCATTAGTGGCTATATAGTGTAACTTATCAAGCATTGCTCTCAAATCTTTTACATCATTGCATTTAATCATTGCTTATCCTTATAATTTAATACTTTTTAAAAAACTTATCAGTATAATATCCTTATCCTTATCCTTATCCTTATCCTTAGCTTAATCTTTGGTTTTTTTCTAGTGTTTTTATGTGAAAATATTTAAGTTAGGTTTTTTCTGATTAAAAGGGATTTTAAGCCATTTTATGGCAAAATAGCGTCCTTGCTATGTTTTTGAGAGTAGAGGAACGATTCGAAATAAAAACGAGCAAATATCTAACATACGGAGCGATAAAATGAAATTTTTAGCGTTATTTTTTCTTGGTTTAGTAGGCGTTGTTTTTGCTGATGATGCAAGTGGGGCAGAGATGATTAAATCTTACTCTATTTTAGGAGCAATGATTGGCTTAGGTATTGCAGCATTTGGTGGGGCGATTGGTATGGGAAATGCTGCAGCAGCGACTATTACAGGCACAGCGAGAAATCCGGGAGTTGGCGGTAAATTACTCACTACTATGTTTGTAGCTATGGCGATGATTGAAGCGCAAGTAATTTATACCTTAGTATTTGCTATTATTGCTATTTATAGCAATCCATTCTTAAGCTAAGCCTTACATTAAGCTAGATTTATTGCTTAAAAAGCATAAATTTAGCTATAATGTCTTTTTATTTTAATTTTTTAAGCACTGGTGGTGGAATTGGTAGACACGCCATCTTGAGGGGGTGGTGAGAGCAATCTCGTGCGAGTTCGATTCTCGCTCAGTGCACCATGCTTTATAGTTCTTTTAAGGAACAAGTGGGTATAATCTCACTTTTTTAGTTGTGCCGAAGTGGTGGAACTGGTAGACGCGCTAGACTCAAAATCTGGTGAGGGCAACCTCGTGTCGGTTCGAGTCCGACCTTCGGCACCATTAACTCTCATATAATCTAATCTTTCTTTTAAGCCAATTTTTTTATTAGGTTAAATTCTTAACTTACTTTGATGAAATATTTTGCAGAATTATTATTAACCTCAGCTAATTCTTAATAATAAAATAGCTTTTTATTTTTAAAATATCTCAAAAATGGAATTTGAATCTGTAGAAAAACTTAAATAAAATAACTAATTAAACTTTTATCTCTTTTAAAACAATTTTAGGTTAGAATTTTATCTTTTGTTAGATTGTTATGGTGTGGTTTAAGGAGCTGTTGTGTTAAGAATGCGTTTTATTTTAAGTGCGAGTATTTATCTTTTTGTATTTACTTTAGCCTTGCTTGGTTGCTTGCGTGTGTTATTTGGTTTGGTCATCTATCAATTTTATGATGTTTTAAAAGAAGTGTCCATTAATGATATTGCCATAACCTTGTGGAGTGGGTTGCGTTT contains the following coding sequences:
- a CDS encoding tetratricopeptide repeat protein, with the protein product MSLKAIWNAIFNSKKRDFLVHKLENALMQKDSKECIKIGIAYRDGDEVEQSLQKAHECFLKAAEMGDSEGYICLALLQCHCNNLENFDIQVINKKALEYLEKAGNMGDSLGYILLGSIYENANGVEQDCLKALDFYQKAVALKEGDGLFRIGQMYEKAYIEPTQELLDEFEIDSSDSDKNISIATQYYLIAANSMQSADACLKIAKILYDDYKALEKDNEEKALEFHGDAIEYYQKAGEYGNPKGYTELGLIYAWGDSIIEYDFEKGIKYFQKAASMGDSQAYLELGILASVGEECSIYGFDRAITYFQKAIDMGNFEGYTKMAATYGEWAYKVDDRKQASAYFDKSATYWQKVGEMGEFIGYFNAGRLYESAGAMAGKDKIKGVKINEQKAFECFLKAANMGDTKSCLKVGVAYYDGNGVEKDYTKAFEYFHEVIKKENNEKEKAKIKKVFYTTADILADAHIFLGRMYASGFGVEEDHNKAYEHFLEGAQAEVGKHQKAFAYSGIALMYHLREDDEFKALPYYQKAASLGNAYSINYLKNR
- a CDS encoding phosphoribosyltransferase, which encodes MNTDFSHITNIAGMHFSSEEDALNKLINEIHMRHVDLKGSLMLALSFNALFLVDALAKKFGADYDILFSEPILAPLNPKCEIALVSESMDIIMNENLINSFDIALDYVYGEAKRVYEENILSQIYQYRKGNAIKSLKNRNIFIVDRGIETGLKAGLAVQTCLKKECQDIYILTPIVAQNVAQGLEGLCDGVISVYRPECFVSIEHHYEGLRALDNKEIEEYLGVKGTDKQTKEN
- a CDS encoding polyribonucleotide nucleotidyltransferase, whose product is MDFITINSANKSEEFALKQVAKQANSSVLYRLGKTLILASVCVEQEPVSEDFLPLVVQFLEKSYAAGKIPGGFVKREGRPGDFEILTSRLIDRTLRPLFPKDYRYPTQITLMVLSHDTENDLQVSALNAASSALYLANIAPIKSVTACRIARIKENEEEKFVINPSMSVLEKSSLDLFVSGTKESLAMIEMRSLGQELNALEEPLMLEALELAQMSLKETCTLYEETFTPLQNAPFFKESVLACVNERLLELLKSQYFDEIILGIQSSALSERESAFKNIAKHVSEAHSEFSYEEIELALEKLKKAEIRRMILKDRVRADKRALDEVRPISIESNLLPMAHSSILFTRGQTQSLVVGILGTDNDAQSHENLEHKAPYKERFMFHYNFPPFSVGEASPIGATSRRELGHGNLAKRALETSIKNKEQVIRLVSEILESNGSSSMASVCAGSLALYASGVEIYDLVAGVAMGVVQEGDEYAILSDISGLEDAQGDMDFKIAGSLKGITAMQMDTKLNGVKLEILNAALLQAKKAREHILNIMQEAQKQIVINFANLPATEIFSVAPDKIVEIIGQGGRTIRDIVERFEVKIDLNKPSGEVKIMGNKERILEAKEFILALLRKSCQELEQYQLDEILEAQVKKIVDFGAFLSLPKGGEGLLRKQIIEKCGVTLNEGDKVRCRISSFNKGKIGLDLA
- a CDS encoding F0F1 ATP synthase subunit C; amino-acid sequence: MKFLALFFLGLVGVVFADDASGAEMIKSYSILGAMIGLGIAAFGGAIGMGNAAAATITGTARNPGVGGKLLTTMFVAMAMIEAQVIYTLVFAIIAIYSNPFLS